AGGGAATGACGCGCAAATACAAAAGCTCCGTGGTGTTCCTGCTCCGCCGCAAATGGTTTTCCGCCACGCTGCTGGCTGCCACCTGCGGCTTCTTCTATCTGCTGAATGTGACAAAGACGGGACTTGTGCCCGATGAGGATACGGGAACGATTGTGGTCGATGTGCAGGCAGCTCCCGGAACAAGCCTTGCCCAGACGGAACGCATCCTCAAGAACATCGAAGACCGGATAAAGGATACCCCGCAATTCCAAATTTATTCCAAGTCAATAGGGATGGGAATGCTTGCCGGGCAGGGACCTTCCAATGGCACATTCATCATCCGCTTGAAGCCGTGGGACCAGCGGACAGGTCGTCATGACGACAACCGTTCCGTTATCGACAACCTGTATCGCCGTCTGGCTGACATCACCGATGCACGTATCATGATCTTCGCCCAGCCCATCATTGCCGGCTATGGTGTGACCAACGGTTTCGAGGTGCATGTGCAAGACAGACGCGGAAGTTCGGTAGAAGAACTGCAACGTCACGCACAGGCATTTATTGCGGCACTGAACGAACGACCAGAAATCGCACGGGCGCAGACCTCTTTCGACAGCCGCTATCCGCAATATCGGGTGGAGGTGGATGCTGCCGTGTGCAAGCGGGCGGGCGTGTCGCCTTCGGAGGTGCTCAACGCTCTGTCCGGCTATATCGGAGGCGTCTATTCCTCGAACATCAACCGCTTTTCTAAACTCTACCGGGTGATGATGCAGGCATCGCCGGAGTATCGGGCGGATGTCCGTTCGCTCGACGGGCTGTTCGTGCGCACCGCATCGGGCGAGATGTCGCCCATCAGCCGCTATGTCACCCTGACCCGTGTCTACGGTTCGGAATCCTTGTCGCGTTTCAACCTCTTTCCGTCCATCGCGGTCAATGGCGCACCCGCTGCCGGATACAGCTCCGGGCAGGCTCTGAATGCCATCCGTGAAGTCGCCGCGCAGACGCTTCCGGCGGGATACGGCTACGAGTTCGGGGCGATGTCACGCGAAGAGGCTTCGGCGGGCAACACATCGGTTTGGGTATTCGGCATCTGCATCGTATTCATATACCTGATTTTGTGCGCCCTCTATGAGAGCCTGCTCATACCGCTTGTCGTCATTCTCGCCATTCCTTTTGGACTGTTCGGCAGCTTCCTTTTCGCCAAACTGTTCGGCATCGAGAACAACATTTATATGCAGACCGGTATCATTATGCTCATCGGTCTGCTTGCCAAAACCGCCATACTCCAGACGGAATACGCTTCGGAATGCCGCAGCAGAGGCATGAGCATCACGGCATCGGCTGTCGCCGCAGCGGTTGCCCGGCTTCGTCCCATTCTGATGACCTCGCTGACCATGATATTCGGACTGCTTCCGATGATATTCTCCACCGGAGTAGGCTGCAACGGTTCGCGCTCGCTGGCAGTGGGTACGATAGGCGGTATGCTGGTGGGTACGGTGTCTTTGCTGCTCTTCGTGCCGCTTCTGTTCATCGTGTTCCGACACGTGGAGGAAAAAATGATACCGGGAAATAAAGTTCAAAAACACATACAATAATCATTATTAAAATTCTTACGAAGATGAAAAAGTTGATATTTATTTTGGCAGCCATATTCGGGCTGAGCCTTACTGTCAGTGCTTGCAGTACCCATGATAGCAGAATAGAGGAACCTGAAACGGAACGACCGGATGAACCGTCCGATTCAGATACGGATTCCGGAATTGTGGGGAAGACTCTTATCGTGTATTATAGCTTTACCAACAATTCCCACGTTATTGCCACAGAACTCCAAAAATTCTTCTACAACCTATCTGGAGGTGCTGACGGCACAACAAGCATTACTTGATGCCCAACAGAAACTGACACAATACCGCTTCGACAATATACAAGGCTTTGTCAACTTGTATTATGCGTTGGGAGGTGGAAAATAATTTTTCAATAAATGAGCCTATCAACAAAACGCGAGTACATGTAAATCCTTATCTTTGCAAAAAAATAGAGATTGATATGGAACGACTGAATGTATTTGACTGCTCGAACGTCCTGATAGCGAGTTTTTTCACTGATGACCGGAGCTGCGCTCACGAAAATCGGGAGCATACGCTTATCTATCATGCGGCGGGACAACCGGATGTGGTTGCAGAAAGCCTCGTGGATCGTGCCGATTCCCGGAACGACGAAACTGTCGCATTTGGATGAGAACCTACGCACGCTCGATTTTACCGTTTCACCCGAAGAGTGGCGCAAACTCGAAACGGCTGTCGCCGCCATTCCCGTCGTGGGCGATCGCTACAATGCCGAACAGCAGCGGCAGGTGGGACGCTAATGCAATGATATATGCATATGAAAAAGATATTCATTCTTCTGATGCAGCTTGTTCCTACGATGACTTTTGCGGGATGCAGTGACGTGAATGATACGATTGCCATCTTCTACGCGAAAGCCGATGATCCGAGCATGGGTATTTTGACGATGCGTATTATCCCTATTAGGACATTAACCACTTAAGAATGAAGAAATAATAATGATAATACCCTTATTTATCGGTGGTTTGGGCACATTGGACGAAGCCGTATGTCCGTGTTCTCGCGTGACGGCTCGGCGTTCTTAAACGAAGTGGGCAATCTCGCTATGGAACCCCAGCAGATATTACTCTACGCCATACAGGAGCGGAGATTACCACCCCGCCTCTGCGTGACTGTCAGGAGGACATCATGCCTTTGGCTGAGTTCTTCCGTGAAATAGCCAACAATGAACTGGAGTACAGTGTGGCAGGCGAACGGAAACCGAAAGGTCACTGCCGAACTGCTCGGAACAGGACGTACGACGCTGTATAGCAAATTGGAAGAGTAAGCAACCGCGAAGGAAAGACAGAGAACTGAACATGCAATAATCTCTTATTATATGAAACATAAAAAAGTACGGTTCTCTATAAGTAACAAACAGTACTTTTCTTTATGACTCTATATGTCCGTTTTCAATTAGTATTTTTCACCAAAAGTATCTTCGGTTAAATCATTAATAAGCATATCTTTCTCACGGTCGGTTTCTTTCCATTTCTGACGATCTTTCTCATGCTTGTCGCAAAGATCTTGGAAATTCTTCCTTCGTCATAATATCTTAATCTTTTTCATATATTCGTATCACAAAGGTACACATTCTATCGGGTAATTTTCCTAAAATATTTATAATGAAGGGATAAAGAAATCATTCTAAAATTATCTAAAATATCTGTTTCCCAGTGGTCGAATGTCTGGCGCGATATAGACGAGCTACCGCTCATTTCCGTGTCCATCCATTTCTCACTAAGTTCTCTTAATGAGATTTGACAGGCACGGTAAATGGTTTCTATGACCCAAATATATTTTTGTATGAGTGACATAAATTGTAGTATCTCGGATTGTTACATAGGCAAACCTTTATCTTCTATCTCTTCTATGATTTGTCTGATTTTGGAGATAATCCAATTTGAGACCTCTCCTGTGCGTATTGGTAAGTAGCTACTGGTGGAATGCCAATCAGTGTATAGAATCCATTCCCATCCATAAGGCCAGTACGTATTACTACATTCTGAAAAACATGATAATTGCCGTATTGGTAATTCTTTAGCCCCCAGCAGTGAACTTTGTGAAATACCGATATAAAGGTTCTTCCAATCCGAATCTCTTCCGTCATCTCTTGTAATGACTATGTAATGGGACCACTGGGGCATTCTGAATTTTAGAGCCGGACTTTCGTCTCCTTCTGTAATGGGCTTAAATTCCATCCCCATTTTAACTGCGAATTCGCTTAACGGTTTAAAAATGAATTCTGTTCTTAATTTGCTACTTATTTCAGCTCTGTTATCCATCAAAGCAACTACTGCTTCCATATTATTGATGGCTAAATCTACGATTTTATCACTACTATCTTTATTCATATCTTGTCCTGTGATTTGTTTAATAAGTGTAATATATTGGGAAATTGTCTCTCGTACCAGAGGTTTGTCGTATGCTAACATCACACACTTTGATAACCAATTTAGGATATGTCCTTTGTACGAGATACAGTGATAGTCAATCTCATTGTCTCCTAATGAATCTTTGCTTGCCTCATGACCATCAAGCGTAAGATAAATCAACTTAAAGCCTTTCGGAAAATGTTGTTTACCATAGTTATTGTATCGCAGTAATTGATGGTATTGATCAATAGCATATATTTTATTCTCAATGATAATAGCATATTCACCATCTTCCAAGATTATATCGATCCGTCCACCAGTAGTTTCTGTCCGTTTACCAATATATCGTTCGACCATATTGGTATTGCAATTAGATATATAATCTCGTTTTAAGCCAATGGCTGCAAGAAATTCTTTAAGCATAGCATCTTTTAGGCCATGATTCCCGTCAGGATTCAACAATTCTGCAAGAAATGCGGAATGCAATCTAACTTCGTTAGACCGTAATCCAAGAGTGTTGAAAACGTTAAAACAATCGCCTTTTCGCTGTTTGTGCTTCATTCGCTCTTGCTCAATAAGGCAAATCTTGCTTATTTCCATTAAAAGATCATTCAATTCCATATTTTTAATATTTTGTTAATACAAAAATACGAAAAGACAGCCTCATTTATTGTATCATAATTTTGATTTAATTGATATTTATATAACTTGATTATTGAAAAGTTCTTTCCAAACTACATCGTTAAGGACCTTAGCCATAAACTCATTTGATACTTTTTTATTGCCATACTACTTTTGTTTTGATTATTAATGAAGTATGACACAAAAATAAAAGCAGGATGTCTTATTTTATATGGTACCTATGAAAGAGTCACATATTTTTCTCCTCCTTCATCATCTTCCTCCATCTCTGAAACGCTCTCATCAAACTTTCTTCTTCCACTAACTCTACCATATTATAATGTTCGACAAAAGTTTCCATTGATCTTTTGAACATGATGCCGTGGCAGTATTTATTTTCCAGTAGAAATTCATAAAGTTCGGCCCTCATTTCTACTTCCATTACTTTTTCAATGATAAGTGCGCTGTCATGACCTATATAATTATATACATTTGGATTTTTTCCGTTTCTGGGATGGGGGAGGGTGAAGGTGATATTTCCGGTTTCGTGCCATGAGGTGTTGGAAGGGTGGGGAATGGAGAGCCGGTGGAGAAAGTGGTAGATGGGGTGGGCGTCAAGAAGATGGATGGCGGAAAGTGAGGAAGAAGAGCGGTCTGACGGTACGTCGAGGTGATTTTTATAGCGCATGTACATGTAAGCCGCTAGATAGGGCTTGATCTGAAAAGTAACTGTAACCATTGTTTTTAGATTTGATTTGTAAAATATTTATTAGTGGAGTACCGTGTTTGATATTGGTATCCGTTTTCTCTTGTTGGAAATTTTACTTAAAAAGAAAGGATGAGAGGACGCTTTTGTAATGCTTTGCTTTTCAGATGGTTATACAAGTGGTTTTTGGTTTAAAACCAACGGGTCGTTCCTTTTAAAGGAACGACCCGTTGCACACCGAGAAACACCTCGTTGGTTTTAATGCAACGAGGTGCTCCTTAAAATCAAGAGATAAAGCTAGAGTAAATCTCTCAAAATCTTGAAATCATGAAATAACCTGTTTGTTTTTGATGTAAACAAATAGTACTATTGTATATTTGCTTGTTTTTATCTGTATGAAGAAATATACAGAGTGTCATATATGAAGAAATTTTAGATGAAAGCTATTTAACATAGTTTAAATGAGCCTCTTTTATATTTCTGATTTTATTTTATGTTTGAGGGAGATTTAAAATATAATTATAAGGTAACTGAAAAGTAGAATAGGAAGTTAATCCAAGTAGAATGGCTATTAGTAGTTCTTTAAAACGAAAAAGCACTAAGTTCTATCAGAACTTAGTGCTTTTTTATATTCTATTCTTATTAAAATAAATATATAGTTCTTAAAATACAAATTATATCTCTTTTTCGGATTGTATTTATTAACAGTTCCTGTTTGGTATTATATAATGGAACAAAAGTATATATTCTTTTTGCAAAAAACAACGAAAAGACATATTTTTTTTATGAAATAGTCATCTAATTTGATTGAAAAAGTAAAATCAAGCAACATTTCTTTTCTGAATTACATATTTGATGTAAAAACACTACAAAAACAATGGATTATAATTAAGTTCTGATAGAACTTATCAAAGTGTAAAAAGTGAGTTTAAATGTTTTAGGGCTATTTAATAATTTAAAAAGAGATTTATGAAGAAAAAATTAGCGCTGCTATTTGGATACCTTTTTATAGGTATCGGGCTGATAACAGCTCAAACGCAGAAAGTCACGGGGACAGTTATTTCCGATGATGACAAACAACCTGTTGTAGGGGCTTCGATTGTTGTAAAAGGCACTAACTTAGGTACAATAACAAATGTGGATGGGCGTTTTACATTATTAAATGTGCCAAATTCAGCAAAAGTATTGCAAATCTCTTATATCGGTATGAAAACGGAGTCGGTTCCTGTTCAACCGACTGTTAGAGTCATCTTAAAATCTGATGCACAATTGATGGATGAAGTTGTTGTGGTAGGTTACGGATCAGCAAAGAAACTGGGGTCAGTAGTCGGTTCGGTAACAACGGTAAATAATAGCAAGATAGCCAACAGACCGGTAGCTAATGCCGGAGATGCATTGCAAGGACAAGTTGCCGGTTTACAAGTATTTACTCCCAGTGGGGAACCAAGTGGAAGTGTCGTAATGCGATTGCGTGGAGTCAGCTCGATCAATTCAAATACAGAACCTCTCTTTATTCTCGATGGTTCACCTATATCATCCGGAGCATTTACAGCATTAAACCCGAATGACATTGAAAGCATGACCGTATTGAAAGATGCTTCCTCAACAGCTATATATGGTTCCCGTGCTGCTAATGGTGTGGTGATAATGACTAGCAAGAAAGGAAAAATGGGACAGAAAGCCCGTGTTAGTATCAATGCGCAATATGGCTGGTCGAGAATGACTGGGGATAACATAGAGATGATGAATACCGATCAATGGCTTAACCTGCAGGAAATGCTGGACCCGGGAAAAGCATACGACACAACATTTCAAAAACGGAAGAAGTTCTATATAGATAATGGTATATCTACAGATTGGGCAGATGTCTTCTTCGGAGATGCAGCTCCTACCCAACAATACGATGTAAATGTGGTCGGTGGTTCCGAAGGTATCAACTACTATATTTCATTTGGACACTATGATACAGAGGGAATTATGGATGATTCCTCCCTGCGCCGTGAGACTTTGCGTAGTAATGTGGAAGTTAAGGTGACCGACTGGCTGAAAGCCGGGATTAATGTGAATCTTTCCTATCAGAAATATAATACGACCACTTTTGGTACAGAAGCCAATAGCGTTTATAATAAAGCATACGCCGCCCGTATTTATCGTCCCGACCAGACACTGAACGAGATATTGACCGATGAAGAAGGTAATTTCACTGGTTATGGTAAACAACTGGATTATTTTGATGATATGGGCTACTATAGTCCGTATTACCTGTCAGAACTTCAGCCTAATGACCGGAGTACAGTACGCATCAACGGTAATACCTTTTTTAATATAAACCCGATAAAAGGACTGAATATCCGTACTTCACAGGCAGTGGATGCTTTTGATTATCGCAACTCTCATAAAGCATATCCGGAAGGACCGTTTGAAGGTACAGGAGTGGCCTCCGAATCTTTTGAACGTTATTATTCGTTTACTTTCACCAATACGGCAGAATATAAATTCAGCTTGGCCGACAAGCACTATTTTACAGTTCTGGCAGGACAGGAATCCATCATTACAAAGAATGAAAATTTCTCGGCTACTTCTAAGAAAATGGTAGATTCACGTATGATGCTGATGGCAGCAGGAGCGGAATCTGAAGTGCCGATACATTCAATGTATGATAAAGTTTTCAATTCTTATTTTGGCACAATCAGCTACAGCCTTGCTGATCGTTATTATATTGATCTGGCAGCACGACGTGACGGCTCTTCTTTATTTGCTAAGAATAACCAATGGGCAAATTTCTATTCGTTGGGAGCCATGTGGGATATAAGAAAAGAAAATTTCCTGCAAAATGTTTCATGGTTGAACAATTTGCAGTTGAAAGTAAGCTATGGAACAACGGGTAATTCCGGCATCAGTGCCTATAATGCGTTGGCATTGGTCGGTTCCGGTTTGCTGTATAACGGGCAACCGGGTATTGCTCCATCTACCGTCGGTAATGATAATCTGACATGGGAAAGTATGAAAACACTGAATGTAGGAATTAGCACGAGGGTGTTTGACCGTTTTTCTATAGATCTGGAATTTTATAATCGACAGACAGAAGATATGCTGATGGGCTATCCGCTGTCATACACTACCGGACATGGTAGCAGTGTGGAAAATGTGGCAAGTATGCGTAACCGTGGTTTGGATATCACATTGGGGGTAGATATTCTGAAAACCAGAGATTTCTCATGGAGTGTTTCCGGAAATTTGAATTATAATAAAAATGAAATAACCAAACTGTTTAACGGATTGGATGAATATACCTTGCCTGATACCGGTTTGAAAATGAAAGTCGGAAAACCTTGGGGAGAATATTACTATGTAAAATGGGCAGGAGTTGATCCGCGTGACGGATATAATATGTGGTATGATAAGAATGGAAACCTGACGAAAAGTTACTCTGAAGAAGATGCCGTTTTTGTCGGCAAGCAACGTTATGCGCCTTGGTCAGGCGGTTTTGGTACTCAATTCGGTTGGAAAGGGATTTCCGTCAGTGCAGACTTTTCTTTTATGCTTGGGCAATATATGTTGAATAATGAACGCTTCTTTACTGAGAATCCGACTTTTGCAGGTAAGGACAATCAGACCACCGAAATGCTCACTATATGGCAAAAACCGGGAGACGTGACTAATATCTCTACTCTTGATTCTCCAATGCAGTTTGATACGCACTTGTTGGAAAATGCTTCATTCATGCGTATGAAAAATCTGACTGTCGGATATACTTTCCCTGCCAAGCTGATTCAGAAAACCGGAGTAATCAGCAATGCCAGAATCTACTTTGTGGGACGTAACTTGCTCACAGTGACTAAATACAAAGGATATGATCCGGAAGTGGACAGTAATATCCAGTTGGGTAACTATCCCAATACCAAGCAATATTCTTTCGGTGTCGAACTAACTTTCTAAAAACATAAAGAATGGTGAATATGAAGAAAATATCTATGATAGCATTGACTGTACTGACATTTGGAATGACTTCCTGTGATATGGATAAAATGCCATACGATGCTATTCCGACAGAGGAAGCATTGACAACCATAGTCGGTTTTGAAGAAGCGCGTGCCGGTATCTATTCCGTATATCTGGGACTGACTGGTGGTAGCTATGTGCTAATACCGGAAATTCAGGCGGATGCCTTTAACGCAGTGGCGGATTTCTCTAATAAATATGGTGATTTGCACCGCTGGACTTTCGAAAGTACCAACTCGGCTATAGAAACGATCTGGGCAAATTGTTATGCTGCTATCGGACGTGCCAATTTCTTTATCGACGGAGTAGGTAAGATAGATGAGAATCCGGAGATTGAATTGACGGAAGTCCAGAAGCAGCAGATAAATGTATATGAGGGAGAAGCCTATTTTACAAGAGCATATTGTTACTTTTATCTGGCAACATTATTTTGCCGTGATTATAATTCAGCTACCGCAAGCAGTACTCCAGGACTGCCGCTTCAGGTGAAATATGAACCCAAACTTTCTGCCACCCAGTACCCGGGACGTTCTTCACTGGAAGATACCTATAAACAGATTGTGAATGATTTGGAAGAAGCAGCAGTACGTATAGAGACAGCTAAAAACGGTATTGCTGATTATGACAGATATATCAATGGAGCATACGTAACTGTCAAAACCGCTCCCAAGAACTGCGGGAATTATATTACGGTAGACGTAGTGACAGCTTTGAAAGCACGTGTTGCCCTGCAAATGGACGATTATGAAAATGCAGCAAAATATGCAAATGATCTGATTAAGGCGAATAATTACCCGTTATCAACTACGGTAACAGACTTTGAAAGTATCTGGAAAAGCGACAAGGGAACGGAAACTATCTGGCAGATTGCTATGACTAGTGCTGATGACGCTGGGGTACCTTTGGGAACTCTTTTTATCGGTTATCCTACTACCAAGAAGGATTATATTCCTACACAAACGTTGAT
The Bacteroides luhongzhouii DNA segment above includes these coding regions:
- a CDS encoding RagB/SusD family nutrient uptake outer membrane protein: MKKISMIALTVLTFGMTSCDMDKMPYDAIPTEEALTTIVGFEEARAGIYSVYLGLTGGSYVLIPEIQADAFNAVADFSNKYGDLHRWTFESTNSAIETIWANCYAAIGRANFFIDGVGKIDENPEIELTEVQKQQINVYEGEAYFTRAYCYFYLATLFCRDYNSATASSTPGLPLQVKYEPKLSATQYPGRSSLEDTYKQIVNDLEEAAVRIETAKNGIADYDRYINGAYVTVKTAPKNCGNYITVDVVTALKARVALQMDDYENAAKYANDLIKANNYPLSTTVTDFESIWKSDKGTETIWQIAMTSADDAGVPLGTLFIGYPTTKKDYIPTQTLINLYNEKDVRLATYFGKYHLTVSSGNAADIYFFNKYPGNEYFNALGNETRYLNQPKPFRIAEMYLIATEANARIGTAAAVKKGNDALNALKQARIEGLADATYDQEALLNEVMNERERELVGEGYRLMDLKRWGKGVRRGKPQSKGLVLFPGQASTDGLDKPADDQRMLWPIPKTEMDANPQLAGQQNPGY
- a CDS encoding efflux RND transporter permease subunit, which codes for MNLQAFINRPILSGVLSVFVVLLGVIGLVQLPVEQFPEIAPPTVRVSATYTGANAETLQKAVVAPLEEAINGVENINYMTSSATNNGTATINVYFRQDTDPDMAAVNVQNRIASAQGVLPAEVIRSGITVRKSQNSTAKIVALYSPDNSFDQKFLYNYFKINIEPRLARIPGVGDITVFGSDYSLRIWMDAEKMTSYGLVPADITAVLDEQNVEAPTGTLGADMDNTFQYVLKYRGRYEDEEDFGNLVIKSLSDGSVLRLKDVAEVELGALNYATKNELIGHPGTNCMIAQAPGSNANEIVEAIDEVIRDAAAELPKGMELVDLMSIKSFLDASVHNVIETLMEAILLVIFIVWLFLRNLRSTVIPAVAIVVSLIGTFAFLYFAGMSVNMLTLFALVLVIGTVVDDAIVVVEAVQSRFDSGCRSPRQATVEAMQGISRPLVTTSLVFMAVFIPVCFIGGATGKFYTQFGLTMAVAVLISTFNALTFSPALCVLLMKPTSVMKKTSRFVAAYDAAFQGMTRKYKSSVVFLLRRKWFSATLLAATCGFFYLLNVTKTGLVPDEDTGTIVVDVQAAPGTSLAQTERILKNIEDRIKDTPQFQIYSKSIGMGMLAGQGPSNGTFIIRLKPWDQRTGRHDDNRSVIDNLYRRLADITDARIMIFAQPIIAGYGVTNGFEVHVQDRRGSSVEELQRHAQAFIAALNERPEIARAQTSFDSRYPQYRVEVDAAVCKRAGVSPSEVLNALSGYIGGVYSSNINRFSKLYRVMMQASPEYRADVRSLDGLFVRTASGEMSPISRYVTLTRVYGSESLSRFNLFPSIAVNGAPAAGYSSGQALNAIREVAAQTLPAGYGYEFGAMSREEASAGNTSVWVFGICIVFIYLILCALYESLLIPLVVILAIPFGLFGSFLFAKLFGIENNIYMQTGIIMLIGLLAKTAILQTEYASECRSRGMSITASAVAAAVARLRPILMTSLTMIFGLLPMIFSTGVGCNGSRSLAVGTIGGMLVGTVSLLLFVPLLFIVFRHVEEKMIPGNKVQKHIQ
- a CDS encoding helix-turn-helix domain-containing protein gives rise to the protein MNWSTVWQANGNRKVTAELLGTGRTTLYSKLEE
- a CDS encoding SusC/RagA family TonB-linked outer membrane protein; the protein is MKKKLALLFGYLFIGIGLITAQTQKVTGTVISDDDKQPVVGASIVVKGTNLGTITNVDGRFTLLNVPNSAKVLQISYIGMKTESVPVQPTVRVILKSDAQLMDEVVVVGYGSAKKLGSVVGSVTTVNNSKIANRPVANAGDALQGQVAGLQVFTPSGEPSGSVVMRLRGVSSINSNTEPLFILDGSPISSGAFTALNPNDIESMTVLKDASSTAIYGSRAANGVVIMTSKKGKMGQKARVSINAQYGWSRMTGDNIEMMNTDQWLNLQEMLDPGKAYDTTFQKRKKFYIDNGISTDWADVFFGDAAPTQQYDVNVVGGSEGINYYISFGHYDTEGIMDDSSLRRETLRSNVEVKVTDWLKAGINVNLSYQKYNTTTFGTEANSVYNKAYAARIYRPDQTLNEILTDEEGNFTGYGKQLDYFDDMGYYSPYYLSELQPNDRSTVRINGNTFFNINPIKGLNIRTSQAVDAFDYRNSHKAYPEGPFEGTGVASESFERYYSFTFTNTAEYKFSLADKHYFTVLAGQESIITKNENFSATSKKMVDSRMMLMAAGAESEVPIHSMYDKVFNSYFGTISYSLADRYYIDLAARRDGSSLFAKNNQWANFYSLGAMWDIRKENFLQNVSWLNNLQLKVSYGTTGNSGISAYNALALVGSGLLYNGQPGIAPSTVGNDNLTWESMKTLNVGISTRVFDRFSIDLEFYNRQTEDMLMGYPLSYTTGHGSSVENVASMRNRGLDITLGVDILKTRDFSWSVSGNLNYNKNEITKLFNGLDEYTLPDTGLKMKVGKPWGEYYYVKWAGVDPRDGYNMWYDKNGNLTKSYSEEDAVFVGKQRYAPWSGGFGTQFGWKGISVSADFSFMLGQYMLNNERFFTENPTFAGKDNQTTEMLTIWQKPGDVTNISTLDSPMQFDTHLLENASFMRMKNLTVGYTFPAKLIQKTGVISNARIYFVGRNLLTVTKYKGYDPEVDSNIQLGNYPNTKQYSFGVELTF
- a CDS encoding PD-(D/E)XK nuclease family protein, with the translated sequence MELNDLLMEISKICLIEQERMKHKQRKGDCFNVFNTLGLRSNEVRLHSAFLAELLNPDGNHGLKDAMLKEFLAAIGLKRDYISNCNTNMVERYIGKRTETTGGRIDIILEDGEYAIIIENKIYAIDQYHQLLRYNNYGKQHFPKGFKLIYLTLDGHEASKDSLGDNEIDYHCISYKGHILNWLSKCVMLAYDKPLVRETISQYITLIKQITGQDMNKDSSDKIVDLAINNMEAVVALMDNRAEISSKLRTEFIFKPLSEFAVKMGMEFKPITEGDESPALKFRMPQWSHYIVITRDDGRDSDWKNLYIGISQSSLLGAKELPIRQLSCFSECSNTYWPYGWEWILYTDWHSTSSYLPIRTGEVSNWIISKIRQIIEEIEDKGLPM